The stretch of DNA TTGCTTGGATTCTTGTACTCCTTCTTTGTGCAAGTTTGTACTGTTGTATATCAAAATTCATTTGTTCTTGAGCAAAATGTAACCACATTAGGAAAGTGGCCATCTCTGCTTAACTCTGAGTGTCAGTTTTCAGCCATGAATAACCAGAAAAAGATCTGAATGTGTTAGATACATTCAGcctaaattttgtaattgggattattgtataaatatatttgaatcATTATGATGTATAAAAGAGACATTTTCTCTCTCCTTTAGGGTTATAGttgattaaataataatataaaaaagtaaCATTTAGATactcttttaatttaattttataagatTAGTTTATGCCATAACAATAAAAAAGACCATCAGATTTCAAAGTAGCACGATCTAGCCACCCAAAcaattttgattcaaaaatcaaatgctCAATCGTAACATCCTAATCGTAGAACACGAGACCAATTTCAATCATAAGTTTATATACACAATTATGGCATTCTTAACAAGTttacttttataaaacaaatcgtttaaaaaaataatttacaattagttatcgaattcttaaacaaaaactactagaacttaaataaaactaatatttacgtggcttaCCACGTAACtttcatctagtatatataaatatatatattagttttctaaaaataagtaactaataaaaaaaatctatatttaatttaaaacgaaataaaaaatctaatttaataactaactataaaaaaatatctttttctcAAGAAAGCTAcgataaaaatttatataatataattgttactcaaaaataatttatatatacacatgaaaaaattagttaaaagTGACtgcataaattaattttttaaatttcaaactcTATCCTATTTTATTGAcagaatagaaaaaaaataataaataatattggtattatttaaataatgtttcTAAAATCTATTTTATCTattcattatatataaatataacattaaaccaaaaattgtatttttttttctaatttttaaatcatTTTTCAGAaccatatttttttgaaaaaataaaaataaactaaaatctAATATAATGACCTACcctatatgtacatataatatcTATAATAGTATTAGGGCttgtttggaacgccgtattaggtcgtattgtattgtattatattatattgaattgtattttatgcaatatttttatgtaaaactatatgtggtattaacttttatggacacctaaatatataatattttagtataaattaaagtttaacatagtattatataaaaatatgatatataatccaattcaatataataaaatacaatacaatacgacctaatacggcgttccaaacgagcccttaataaattaattcatccttataattataattaataaaactataatagttttttcaattacttaatcaatttttttcattttttaataattaagtccaTAAtgccaattaaaaattaattaacaaaataattaataaatttatcaaACTAAGTCTAATAAAGTctcaacaatatttttttaaaaaaatgtaaaaaagtgaagaaaaaaaatcctaactctgacgatataatttataataatcaataataaaaaaaataattacaatatataatTGAGTAGAgaatataattacaaatattGTATAATGAGTTTTCAATCGATTTATAGATCATTCAACATTAGATagtgagtttttttattttttttttaaaataaatttctcaATATTTTTAGATCTATTTCTTAtaactaaatattttaaataattatgtataaattatgtaattataaCTCATTATTTTATGTATTGAATAAACTTATTGGAGACAATAATTTGACGATCGACTATAAATACAATACGATAATGACATCGTGTGAAATAGAACGATGACAATAATTTTGAATAATCGAGtcagaaaaataatattaattatgggAAAGAATACAGTTCACTTAAATAATTCTTagcaaataacaataataataataataatctaattttttttctatatcaccatacttatttattttatattaataattaattttttaatagaacaatttaaaattctagatattatttattaatagtataaatattaagcatcttaataactaataatataacTTTTCGATTATCCTAttaaaagaattttattttttaataaacaaattattaattttaatattattatatatatgatcaatTTTTTAAgtcattatttattaattgataaatacttatttttatgattatacTAAAGCAGGTGTGAGATTATTATGAATCATACATTATAAAttgaaccaaaaaaaaaaaaaacaagtgtgAGATTATGTAGAAGAAGAAATAGGTGTGAGATTATGAATCAAATTTTTTCataatgtattatttttatattctaatCATATAAAGTTAATGTCATAATTGTTGTAGTTCTTATTGATATACTCAAATTTCTAAACTTAACACTCAATTTATCGTTTTGTTAGTTTATCAATAAAGTGCCACATGTAAATATAGTATTGGCCAaattaattattcttttaaaaaaaataattttaaaaaacaaaaattaattaaaataaactcatattattcaaaaaagaaaaaaatattgtatacatattaaatgaaataaaaatcaatttttctaTCTTCTTCAAGCCATATTATCTTTACTGATTAACAATAAACTTTTTTTTCTAAGGAGATTAACAATAAACTTTGATTCTTGATTCAAatgctattttttaattttatttttatatattcaaaATCCTCATTCCATAAACTTtctactaatatttttcaatcaaTGAACTGAAAAGGTAAACTTTAATTCCTGTATGAAAAATTAAACTctcaatctcaataatcaatagaagcaacatcaaatttcaagttctcaaaatctataaaactaaataaaaaaaaaaaaacagttctcATAAACACAAACTCAAACATAACCCCAGTAAAACACTAAAACTCAAACATTAAAAACACACAAAATAAAATTCGAACTCAGAACTTAACACACtcattgaaataaaaattaaactataaaTGAAGATTTATGCTACTATTTTTTCGAATTCCGGTATTTATTAgcaacaaatttaatattttaagtatttatgtcacaaattttttaatagtaatgttaaaattttaatataattttattaagtaattattattaattaaattatacaatttattttttatatataatttaaaatattttatatatccgcCGCGAAGCGCGAGATGTTTACTtagttatgaaaaaaataaactaaattttttttctcaaatacCGAAATAAATATAAATGCATTAATATATCTCTTTTAGGAGAGACTAAATTGTagaatttttcccaaactttATATATGTGATGCTCATAAGAAtattaaaaagataataataaaaaattatattgcatCCTCATATgttgctgcccaggatcgaACTGGGGACCTTTAGTGTGTAAGACTAACGTGATAACCACTACACCACAGCAACTtagttttaatattaattataatacttaatttaattataataatatacgtTATCACTGCAAGAATTAcatttaatagtaatatatactttgttaaaaaaaaaaatagtaatatatacttttgattattatttttgtggtattatttgacaaaaaattcatatcaaatgcatatatttattatattcataCTTAATTAAGATATCAATCAAAATTGAATAGGGTCGATCGAGCCAAATCATTCAAATTTTCTTATAGTGAAACTGTAATTATTTCTTGTAcacaattattaaaatattcaaaagaaaaataaaataaaaaataactaaaataaaagcaACAATCTCAATCCAAAggattatttctaataataatgatcatattatttaatttaatttgttgCTCGACAAAATTTTCTAATCTCGCCTTTAGTAGCATCAGTGATGACTCCAATTCGTCCCATCTTGACCATGGCCTCCCCAAACTTTTGGCGAAAGTCCACCGACCCTTTAGCTAGGGCAGACACGATGCTCTTGGTCTGAGCATCATTGGCTAACTTTTGGTCGATTGCAAGAACACCTCTTTTCATTATAAGTTGATTGTAGAATGACTTGTCTATGACCATAGAACTCCTTGGTGTCTGATCTAAGAAAGCACTGCTAAGGGAGCCTGGAGGGCATTGCAACTTGAGTCTGCTTACCAAGGATGAGTCCATGGTCGGGTCAGCTCTGTTGCTACCACCGAAGTTGTATAGACGATCTTCGAAGAAAGTGCATTCTGATACTCCCACCGAGTGACCGCCTAAAATGCATAAAACAATACATGTATTAATTAATACACCAAAGATTGTGTTGGATAAGCGTACATAATAatgtatttaatattaaaaatatagtgtttcaaaaaaaaaaaatatatagtaaatTTAGATACAgattcattaaatattattatcatgCTTGAAATTATTATACCACTTACAAACTTGAAACTTTGAATACTTATGACGCTATttataatttagaaaaaaaaatatatataaatttttcaaaataaaaatatatatatatataactttaaaaGGAAAACCTAGTTTGTCTATACCCGGACCTATACAATACCTTTATTTTATATCAAAGATTTCTTTTCTGGTAAAGATTTAATATCAAAGATTGaataaaattttctttcttcaaaattaagcaattaatAATAGTAATTAATTAAGGTAGGTGAGTAATTATACCAAGAAGATAAACCATGTCATTAACACCAAGTCCTTTTTGCTGAAAGGCCTTAATAGAGTCAGAGACTGATATTTTAGTAGAAGGAAGATTAACATTTGATGCCTTAGATTCTTTTCCATCTAATCTTCCATTTTCTACACCATAATCTATTTCACCACTCtgcatatttaataaatattcaaagtaattaatattatctttataataataatattaaaattaataatctaATAATAACTTTTTACAAAATAACCTTCTAATTTGATCAAGATCTAAAATTCGAGTAGTTATCTAAAAATTTCGACTatctattaaatttttttgaccAGATATCTAAGATGTTGAtcgctattattttttttaaaaaaaaaaattatcaaaaataggTCAAAGtgaaaaataacttaaaaatcgAAGACCATTTATACCAATCGAAACCGaatagaaatataatttatccaatgttataaattatttaataattaagtattaattcatcaaaattcatgcattattatatatttacttaCACTAGAGAAGAAAACAGCATCTCTTGTAGCCATGGTGATGATGTCAGCACAAGAGACAACATTAGGGCATTGAGTCTCAAAAATGTTCTTTATATCATCTATAATTTCATAACCTCTTACACTTAGATTTGCACCTGCTCTTTTCTCTGTTGCTGCCCCATTTTTATTTCTATCTATTAGAATTGAAGCATCACAACCCTAATTTCAAATAATACAGACTTTTAGgttaattagtaaaattaattaGATCAACATATAAtgtaaattgattaattatttaattaatgattaccTTAACAAAACAGTCGTGAAACTGCATACGAAGAAGAGCAGCAACAATACTAGCGTCATCATTATAAGCTTGTTTCATGGCAGTTCTGACAGTTTGCTCGACATCAACTGATGATGTTACAGTTCGGGTTCTAGTCCATGAACCCGAGCTTTCCCTATTAGTGGTGGTGCTCATGCATTTTAGGCTGTAATAACCATTCTTCAAAGCACCATAACACTCCCCACTTAACCCCATAAAAATTATGGCAATGCCCATATAAACTCTAAACATTATTCTATTCATATTCATATTATTAGCTTATATAGTAGTCTAATTATGTAATTAACAACAATAATGTTATGAATGAGTAGTTATAGCAAGTGATGAGATTTAATGAGTATGTTGTAGTTTTAATTAGTCCCCTATATATAGGGTTGCATCATGAGAAttgatttattatattaattgttTTTGGTCACTATAATTGAATTGATATATTAGTTGTACAAACGTGGTTGTATAGTGTACTAGTATATTGTGTCTTGTAttatatacttaaattaatgtattatgtatgtatatgaTTTGTGTGTTGACTTTTCATAAGTCAAAATAGTGTAACTAATATAACATAACATATATAGGTATGTATAGGTAGGGGTGTTTATTTGACCAAATCTAATGTTTTAAGATATATTcggatccgatccaattatatattagatGTTAAATTTTACAATTCGGTCTgttctaattaattttagtcatCCAATCGATCTAACAGATGTTGAATTGGATTGGTTCTATCCATTAAttaatgtatttcatgtatatatatatatatttaatatttattgtattgAATCAGATTCAtccaatattaatatatatccagtatttattgaattgaattaaattCATTCAatctaaaaaaaagtaaaattttaatattagtttttatatatacatatatttttttatatataacaatataaaatttaattactatattAAATAGTTTAATTGAATGTTAGGTATTAAATTTTTGGACACTCCATCTAATATTCGATTCAATTGGATATTCAAAGATAATATTCAATCCGATTCGATCACAATTGAGTATTCAATATTTGAAggtcaattataattaaattagttgGTTATCATTGAATTAAATCGATTTATGCACATCTAACATAAGtgcatgtgtatatatatttcaagggtgcatttttattattaatattttagagGCTGCTTTTGGTTTTAAATATGtgaaaatttaatgttatattAGTGGTTAAAGGCTAAATCGTGCCTCTTCTTCAAATACTAATgactattaattattttaggaaATTAACAAGTATTATTAGATAATTATAATCTTCATATATGTATATTCCGATATTTTCGCAAATTTCATGTTGTACGTACATTTGCATATGATTCAACTAGATACATACATTTAtgtgttgtattatttattatgtatttatgTGTTGGATAAAAGTctctaatttttcaaacattattattatcttaTTGCTATACAAGTTTTGCATAGTTGGGTGGATATGTCTTCTATCTTTGGTTTGTACAAGAGTGcaaacttttattattttcttttaataatgttaatatttatcatgttaaacgatctgctaaCAAAGCCGCACACTATTTGACTTGTAACTCGTGTTATTGGTCTGATCGTAGTTTTATTAAGAATACTATTCCTGCTACTCTTAAGTCTTTTATAATTGCGAATTTGGCTAtctaataaaattcttgtaCTTccattcaatatatatatatatggaacacttcttaatgggtattacccatgaatggttactaaacaaatttaactataaatattaattttaaaaatatcaaaccatcgaattttgatctaataacgaataatgaaatcacaaatttgaatttttatgcttaatttaactacttaattaaaaaaaaatataaaaaaatatctctttttacactatatcaaaaatatgtccatataaaaatatttaactcaaactcaactttttcttttcttatttttcttgctaaaaaacttttttttttaatttttttttttaccgatggaacaatctcagcctatatgatataaaaatgagagatttttttagttagatagaaaaattaagcataaaaattcaaaattttttaattttacccattcatgggtaatacccattaagagtgcacccatatatatagatatatatatattacaaatagAATATATGTAAAAATGTTTAGACCTTATGTCTTAATTAtaatcatttacaaaatacaaagtttaaaatagtattttaaaaaatttaagaacCAAATTGTCAATTTATTAAAATACGATATCtaaaaatagtttaaaatatactaatattttttttttataattttggggCCTGAGTGTTCGGGGGCCCGAGGCACACGTTTGGCTTGCCTCAGCCCTACCCATAATTTTTTGTGTTGTGTCAGTTCCAGGCCATATTTTGTCGTGTCATGCTCGTGTCGTTCTAGAAAACTTGTCCCAAATATCTAGTTGCCAATTGTCACTAGAAGTTGTTCGCAGCGCGGGTGGTGCAGTTTTAgactatttttttaaaccaaaataCATATGTGATTTTTGTAATTTCTCAAATTGCAACCGCATTGCAAGACCATAAAACCGTGAAAACAACACTACAGAAAAACGGTATAGTACAGTACGATTTAGACGATTTACACTATCATcagtataaaatattaaaataaaaaaatagtctaataaaacttaaataattaataaaagaaaatatcttatcaaacttttaccgtcataacatatataataatcaaattacatatatatatatatcaatagaTTAACAATAAGAaatgaacaaaaataaaataaaaaataagaataatttatatagatgtTCCTTAAAAATTAATAGTTTTGTAACATATAATGCGGTACAGTTTGAACTGTGATTATTAAATTCGGAATCGCAAAATGTACCGCATCGTACGATTTGGCGAAAACACAAACTGTAACTGcagtgtaaataattttaaatcgTATTTTTTATGCGGTATGATATGGTACATAGTTTTCGAATGAGAATACTAAAGTCTAACTTATGTTTGGTatgcatttttaatttttttgagtgAGGTTTTGAGTTTACCGTGGGTTACTCTTACCTTTACACAATAGGAAAATTAACATCTCTGAAAATGATGTGTTTTACTTACCAGGAAAATCAAAACCTAGCTTGGTGAAGCCGCCGTTCTCCACTTCAGTTGTTCCCTTCCTCTTCACTTCACTGAACCAGGTATATCTCTctgttggatatttattttaccaggatcttagatctactcacaagtatgtttattaacatcctaaataagaactttctaaaacgataaataaacacatataaagtttaagaaaccttacattgggtgcagcggaataatatgactcattccgttcagatatctagcccttgattcctttctgtagcagagcattatcaatatctgaacctggatctctttctctgaatctttgatgctgaaactcctttgctgatgatctttcttcacgatcttcctcactatgattgaggtatcacttgatgtgtgtgggcactactcatacactaaggtagttcgaaattcaaaggaagagaaagaagaagtggcagctaaagatagggagagagaaggctcaggtttttctgattcagaagtctcagaagaaaagtctaattttcctgaagccttcactatctatttatagcattccactagggttagatttgaattatatggcattaaaataatgaaaaaatcaacttaaaatacacacaaaggtggccggccatacacttagtggattgggccttgctttttgcaattttacaattttaacaccttttgtatctgattttctcaaaaatgccaatttcctaattcaaccatttaaatgtcaattctaactatttaataactataaatcattattaaataatattgtcatttatcatatttattaattgaaccatacaaagtatcataattaacaaatatgcccctataaactctttctttacaatttcgcccttacttagtgaaaatttcacaaatagacatagtctaatttgtgaattataattgattaatcaaaatcaattacatgagttttacaagcaatattatctcaactagtggggggaccatgggtctatataaccgagcttccaataagtagatcaagaatttagcactaaaattcactaacttattaattcttcgttgaatccacgcatagaacttagaattgcactctcagtatatagaatgctctatatgttccagcatatagacacatcattagctatccattgttataatgtgatcaattatcctctatatgaatgatctacacagtaaagggattaaattaccgtaacaccctactatgtatttattccttaaaacacttgaccccgtataaatgatatttcagcttatgtgaaatgagatctccaccatttattttcgtttggtcaagctcgaaggagatcatcctttgcttactattcgccagatagaagctatagattccatgtttatgctagcgctcccactcaattgcactaccgtgttcccaaaatatacgtatcaccctgatgtTGCAATAtttagcacacgcaagtgtacgtatcgtttcaagtagtagactcacgaggagtgaggtcgatcccacagggagtgtagttaagtacgttaaaattaaacttttacttctatttggttaaataaaagataggaaaaataatgaagtataagaaaaatagttggaagcaacgattcaagaaaattgatagttaataaactagggtgttgatttcaattgtttttattgaatatggcttaatatgattattttcctaatattaattcctatgcaatagcaggtttactaaggtaatttatagtcttctcagatatataaacctcaattacatgtaaactttctactctcgtgataaatttaacatgcaacaggcattaaacacagaaaccctataagctatctaaaccatataggtactctcgtcctatattgaaattcagttctattctactatagcatatttgacactcatttctcagatctcgcatcaaaatcataaacagttaattggtgatcaggcaattaaaagtagcacaaataaaatagaatacatagaaattagggggaaaatatgttggaaattattttaccaggatctagatttactaacaagtatgttggattaacaacctaatatgaattctaaaacaaagaaaataaacacatataaagttagaaaaccttacagtgggtgcagcggaataatatgactccttccgttcagatctctagcccttgattcctttttgtagcagagcatcaccaagatctgaacctggatcttcttttctccttctttgatgcagaaattccatagtcttccatactatgattgagataccacttgatgtgtgtgggcactactcatctcacaaggatttcgaaaattctctctatttttctctcaaaatttcgtggctgatagcattgatgtcgcccaattagttacactgcggtcgcggtagtaaacgggctatatgtcgtatccacagggaggaaaaatacactcaaaAGGACAGTTAGTAATTTTACGAGAATAAAATAAGAATCTTGAATGTGATGTGAGAATATTTGAGaaaatgatttttcaaaattaaacaagtaattaaaatgagaagtgatcagaaaataattattgaagacacaagctttgtacatgcaattatattttcataataaaattgattctttaacctcaactataattctacaccattaattatagttggaaaatgtgtatgattaagct from Cannabis sativa cultivar Pink pepper isolate KNU-18-1 chromosome 2, ASM2916894v1, whole genome shotgun sequence encodes:
- the LOC115720844 gene encoding peroxidase 60-like — protein: MNMNRIMFRVYMGIAIIFMGLSGECYGALKNGYYSLKCMSTTTNRESSGSWTRTRTVTSSVDVEQTVRTAMKQAYNDDASIVAALLRMQFHDCFVKGCDASILIDRNKNGAATEKRAGANLSVRGYEIIDDIKNIFETQCPNVVSCADIITMATRDAVFFSSSGEIDYGVENGRLDGKESKASNVNLPSTKISVSDSIKAFQQKGLGVNDMVYLLGGHSVGVSECTFFEDRLYNFGGSNRADPTMDSSLVSRLKLQCPPGSLSSAFLDQTPRSSMVIDKSFYNQLIMKRGVLAIDQKLANDAQTKSIVSALAKGSVDFRQKFGEAMVKMGRIGVITDATKGEIRKFCRATN